The following nucleotide sequence is from Desulfosporosinus sp. Sb-LF.
GCGGAGACCTTAGCGCCAGGAGAGTCAAAGGTCACGGTCATTGCTGATGATGTGATGATCGGATCCCCCGAAAATCTCATCAATCAGGAATTACTCGAGGAGTTTGCCGGGATTTTTCGCAAAGCACTTATTCCCACAAAAGCATCGTTAGAAATCATGAACTATATTTGGGGAAAAATCATCTATAATTCGGCCCTCAATTCCTTAGGAGCCATCTTCGAGGTGAGTTATGGGAAGTTAGCAGAAGAGCCTGTTACACGAGAACTCATGAATATGATGATTCGGGAGATCTTTGAATTGCTCAAAGTAAGGAACATACCTACTTTTTGGCCTGATGCTCAGAGTTACTTGACAAATTTTTATGATCACTTGGTTCCCACCACTTCCGCTCATCATTCATCCATGCTTCAGGATATTCAAAGTGGTCGTCGCACGGAAATAAATGCTTTAAACGGAGCAGTCGTTGAGCTGGCCCATAAATCAGGTACACTTGTTCCTGTCAATGAAGTTATTGTGGCAATGGTTAAAGCTAAAGAAAATTTTAACATTCGCCACGGATAAATAGTTTGACCTATGAGAAAGGATGGATGTAAATAATAACTCGAATATTGAAGGTTTTTATATATTTAATGTCGAATAAAAGTACATGGTATTGCATATCTATAGAATCATTAAGGTCAGCTTGAAGAATTGTGTGGGGGTATTGAAGTGACAAAATTCGAGGCTTACCGGCTTATAGTTT
It contains:
- a CDS encoding ketopantoate reductase family protein produces the protein MKILVIGLGALGSVYSCLLSLAGHEVTGLSRPASLDKIKSNGVKVTGIWGEHTTMLFNVVSDVSKLTRQKFDMVIVTVKSFLTEEIAQQIAPLVGDNTYVFLLQNGYGNFEAAAKSIPGDKIVLGRVIFGAETLAPGESKVTVIADDVMIGSPENLINQELLEEFAGIFRKALIPTKASLEIMNYIWGKIIYNSALNSLGAIFEVSYGKLAEEPVTRELMNMMIREIFELLKVRNIPTFWPDAQSYLTNFYDHLVPTTSAHHSSMLQDIQSGRRTEINALNGAVVELAHKSGTLVPVNEVIVAMVKAKENFNIRHG